A segment of the Sanyastnella coralliicola genome:
TGCCAAACCAAGAATAACGGTTCTTAGAAATCCAGCGGTAAATGGCGTTTCTGATGAATGCTGGAATGACCAATAGAATGATGGCAAAGCGCCACATGCCACCCATACCTGTAACTGATTTGATGACCGCAGTTGATTCGATGAACACCTTCCCGTCTTTATAGAGTACCAACGTGTTCATGGGGCCTCCCGCAATTTCTGGGATCAGTTCTTTGGCGACATCACTTTGCAACGGGGCAAATTGAAGACTCTTTTCTTCATCTGTTTGCATGAACCAATCAACGGATGAATTACACAAACCGCACACACCGTCAAAGAACAGCACAGCTTTCTCTTTGGCATAGATGGGTTTGAACCATCGTCCGTCAAAAGTAAAGACGTGGATCATCAACATACCTATTGTCAAGTCGGCGAAGTCAACGATGCAAAGAATTCCAAGGTGCATTGCGATCATTCCTATCCATGCCCATTTCCGCGTTTTAGCGAAAAGAGAAAGGGGACCAAAAAGAATCTCAAGTCCAAGAATTCCCCAAGTCATGCCATGGATCACCGACATTGGTAAGGAGACCATGGCTTCTCTTAAACTCGTAGCTCGTGCCAGAGGATTCTCTAGGAGATGAAGGATGGCTGTTCCGTCTCTCCAGCTTGGGCTCATCCATTTATCGATTCCGCTGATGGTATAACTCACGGCCATAATTACCCATGCTCCGATCCATATCCGGGATGGGATTTTCCATCCTTCCCGTTTCCGCGCTAGCGAAAAAGGCTCACCCTTTGGAATAACAGCAGAAGCTAATAGCAGCCACCCGATGAAGGGCAGGCCTGGATTGGCGATAAGGTTGTTGCGATCAAAAAGGCAAATCCAACCATACCAGAGGATGAGGCTGATGAGATTGCGTTGAACGCCGAGCATGTAGAGTATGGCGAGCGCTGCCATGACTACTAAAAACGCCGCAATGCCAACCGGCGAGTCAATGAGGAAAAGGATATTCGGAACAACTCCATGCGTGAAGTTCAAGCTTGGGTCTGCGAAAATTCCACGGTCGCTCCATACTTCAGCGCTGTGACTGATGAGGTCAACAAAGTGGATGGCCAGATAAGCTCCAAGGATAATCCTGAAGAGCGAAAACTGATATGGACTTTGTCCTTTCATGAATCGCAATCAGTAGTTAGAATCCATTCGTCGTTTCGGTCGACCGTGCGTGATTTAATTCGGATCTGGACATTTTCTGCTTGAGCAGGAATGCCGAGCTCTTCTAATAGCGTGCCATTACAGACACCATAATTCAATACGGCAGACCAAATAGAGTTTGGTAGAACGGGGCCATAGGAAATCGCTGCGCCATAGACGTTTCTGCGATTATATGGGCCTTCGAGTTGTGAGTAAATCTCGGGAGTGATCTTGGTTTGATGTTGTTCACCGAGGTACTCATACTCCATGTAGAAATCATTTGCGAAAGTCTCAACGCCTCGTAC
Coding sequences within it:
- a CDS encoding DCC1-like thiol-disulfide oxidoreductase family protein, which codes for MKGQSPYQFSLFRIILGAYLAIHFVDLISHSAEVWSDRGIFADPSLNFTHGVVPNILFLIDSPVGIAAFLVVMAALAILYMLGVQRNLISLILWYGWICLFDRNNLIANPGLPFIGWLLLASAVIPKGEPFSLARKREGWKIPSRIWIGAWVIMAVSYTISGIDKWMSPSWRDGTAILHLLENPLARATSLREAMVSLPMSVIHGMTWGILGLEILFGPLSLFAKTRKWAWIGMIAMHLGILCIVDFADLTIGMLMIHVFTFDGRWFKPIYAKEKAVLFFDGVCGLCNSSVDWFMQTDEEKSLQFAPLQSDVAKELIPEIAGGPMNTLVLYKDGKVFIESTAVIKSVTGMGGMWRFAIILLVIPAFIRNAIYRWISKNRYSWFGKKESCRMPTPEERERILW